A portion of the Gossypium arboreum isolate Shixiya-1 chromosome 8, ASM2569848v2, whole genome shotgun sequence genome contains these proteins:
- the LOC108469194 gene encoding LRR receptor-like serine/threonine-protein kinase RGI5 — MSICQFLFFFFPLFTLYTPMSVHANTELRSLMELKASLDPTNKILESWKSDGDPCSGSFVGVACNEHRKVANISLQGKGLSGQVSPAIAGLKCLSGLYLHYNSLSGEIPKELSNLQELTDLYLNDNNLSGTIPPHIGNMAALQVVDLCCNRLTGNIPTEIGDLKGLSVLSLQRNRLDGKIPASLGNLVMLRRLDLSYNRLFGEIPTTLANILQLETLDVRNNTLYGNVPSGLKRLNGGFLGDNNRGLCGTGFPTLRVCSRFDNMNINQLEPFRSDLNDTVPGVNSHIVHNQGHCNHTHCSNPLRFPKLPIITGVITVGFVFMFAVFLAIFHYRRKKQKIGNTCESSDGRLSTDHQAKELQRNGSVSPLVTLEYSYGWDPLGDGWDNIGFSKEHLDKFRFNLEEVESATRCFSELNLLGKTNFSSVYKGVLRDGSVVAIRSINVTSCKSEEAEFVKGLYLLTSMRHENLVRLRGFCCSKGRGECFLIYDFASKGNLSKYLDVEDGGEPVLDWPTRISIINGIATGIGYLHKSEASKPPIVHRNISVEKVLIDHQFSPLIADSGLHKILADDIVYSALKVSAAMGYLAPEYVTTGRFTEKTDIFAFGVIILQILSGKLQLTSSMRLGAECSRFEDFVDANLKGEFSESMAAKLGEIALRCTNQHPNDRPCMETIIKELNDIS; from the exons ATGAGTATCTGTCAGTTTctgttctttttctttcctttgttCACACTCTACACTCCAATGTCGGTTCATGCGAACACAGAGCTTAGATCTTTAATGGAACTGAAGGCTTCTTTAGACCCAACAAACAAGATCCTCGAGTCATGGAAAAGCGATGGTGACCCTTGCAGTGGTTCCTTTGTCGGTGTGGCTTGTAATGAGCACCGTAAGGTGGCTAACATTTCGTTACAGGGAAAGGGTCTTTCTGGTCAAGTCTCGCCTGCTATTGCGGGGCTCAAATGTCTCTCTGGTTTGTACTTGCATTACAATTCTCTGTCTGGGGAGATACCTAAAGAACTCTCCAATCTTCAAGAGTTAACTGATCTTTATCTTAATGATAATAATCTGTCCGGCACCATTCCTCCTCATATTGGTAACATGGCTGCTTTACAAG TTGTGGATTTATGTTGCAATCGGTTGACAGGGAATATACCTACAGAGATAGGGGATTTGAAGGGATTAAGTGTTCTTTCTTTGCAACGAAATAGACTAGATGGTAAAATTCCAGCTAGCTTAGGGAACTTGGTAATGTTAAGAAGACTTGATTTGAGCTACAATCGTCTCTTTGGTGAAATTCCTACAACATTAGCTAATATTCTACAATTGGAAACTCTAGATGTTCGAAACAATACGCTATATGGAAACGTTCCTTCAG GGCTTAAGAGGTTAAACGGAGGGTTCCTTGGTGACAACAATAGAGGTCTATGTGGAACAGGCTTTCCAACATTGAGAGTCTGTTCACGTTTTGACAATATGAACATCAACCAGCTTGAACCTTTCCGATCTGATCTGAATGACACGGTTCCAGGGGTTAACTCGCATATAGTACATAACCAAGGACATTGCAACCACACTCATTGCTCGAATCCGCTGAGATTCCCGAAATTACCTATTATTACAGGGGTTATTACAGTCGGTTTTGTTTTTATGTTTGCTGTATTTCTTGCAATTTTCCACTACCGTAGGAAGAAACAAAAGATTGGAAACACATGTGAATCTTCTGATGGGCGGCTTAGCACTGACCACCAAGCAAAGGAACTTCAAAGGAATGGAAGTGTTTCTCCGCTTGTAACACTCGAATATTCATATGGATGGGATCCATTAGGTGATGGATGGGACAACATTGGATTTTCCAAGGAACATTTAGATAAGTTCAGATTCAATCTAGAAGAAGTCGAGTCCGCAACTCGGTGCTTTTCCGAGTTAAACTTACTAGGAAAGACCAATTTCTCGTCAGTCTACAAAGGAGTACTAAGAGACGGTTCTGTTGTAGCCATTAGGAGCATAAACGTAACCAGCTGCAAATCAGAAGAAGCAGAGTTTGTTAAAGGCTTGTACTTATTAACCTCCATGAGACATGAAAACCTCGTTAGGCTTCGAGGGTTTTGTTGTTCAAAGGGCAGAGGCGAATGTTTTCTCATTTATGACTTTGCTTCTAAGGGAAACCTGTCTAAGTATCTCGATGTTGAAGATGGAGGTGAACCGGTTCTTGACTGGCCAACAAGGATTTCCATCATCAATGGCATCGCAACAGGTATCGGATATTTGCATAAAAGTGAAGCAAGCAAGCCACCCATAGTCCACCGCAACATATCTGTAGAGAAAGTACTGATTGACCACCAATTTAGCCCATTGATCGCGGACTCTGGTCTCCATAAGATTCTTGCTGATGACATTGTGTACTCAGCTCTTAAAGTAAGTGCAGCCATGGGTTATCTAGCACCAGAATATGTTACCACAGGCAGATTTACAGAAAAGACTGACATATTTGCATTTGGAGTGATTATTCTCCAAATCCTGTCTGGTAAACTTCAACTCACAAGCTCAATGCGATTGGGAGCGGAATGTAGCAGGTTTGAAGATTTTGTTGACGCAAATCTAAAAGGAGAATTTTCGGAATCGATGGCTGCTAAGCTGGGGGAAATTGCACTTCGTTGCACCAATCAACACCCTAACGATAGACCATGCATGGAGACAATAATCAAAGAGCTAAATGACATTTCATGA